DNA from Mesorhizobium loti R88b:
GGTGCCGATGCTGCGCTGGCTGGCGGTTTTGATCGGCTTTGTCGGCGTCTTCGTCGCCTGTGATCCGACCCATCTCGGCCTGTCCCTGCCGGTGCTGCTGGTGCTGGCGGCCGCTCTTTTGTGGGCCATCGCCATCGTGCTCCTGCGCAGAACCGCGCTAGCCGAACGCTCGATGATCCAGCTCCTGCTCAACAATTTCTATTTCCTGGTGTTTTCGGCGGTGCCGGCACTGTTGTGGTGGCATACGCCTGATCTGACCCAATTGTTGCTTCTTGCCAGCGTCGGCGCGCTCGGCGGCCTGGCGCAATATCTGCTCTTCGAGGGCATGAAGCGCACGCCGGCATCGATCCTGGCGCCGCTCGAATACAGCTCGCTGCTGTGGGCGTTCGCGCTCGGCTTCGCGATCTGGGGCGACGTACCGCGCCGCGAAGTCTTCCTGGGCGCTACCCTTATCGTCGCCGCCGGCCTGCTGATCGTCGGCGGCGAGCATTTCCGCAAGCGGCTGTGATGTGCATCACTGCTGACGCTACGATGTCAGGACGCACCGGCGTAGGCTGGCGGCATGACTGATGTGACCGCCACCACAGACACTGTCGCCGAGCGCACGCTGGGCATCATTCTGGTGTCCTGTTCGGCGGCCGTCTTTGCGCTGACCGGCGTGCTGACAAAATCGATCCATGCCGACCCGCTGACGATCATCTGCTGGCGTGGCTTTGTCGGCTCGATCCTCATCAGCCTCTATGTGCTGTGGCGGCGGCACCGCTCCGGCGGACGCGAAAGCCTGAGGTTGGGCTGGCGCGGCTGGCTGCTGGCGGTCGAAGGCGCGCTGGCGAGCATCGCTTTCATTTCGGCATTCAAATTCACCTACGTCGCCAATGTCGCGGTCATCTACGCCACCGCGCCTTTCGTCACCGCATTGCTGGCCTGGGTGCTGACGCGCGAACCCTTCCGGTTGCAGACGATGGTCGCCGCGGCCGTTTCGCTTTGCGGCGTGGCGATCATGGTCTGGTCAGGCTTCGGCACAGGCCATCTGTTCGGAGACGGGCTGGCGCTGCTGATGACCATCGGCAGCGGCCTCTACATGATCATGGTGCGCGCCTTCCGCGACACGCCGGTGGTGTGGGCCGGCGCGGTTTCGGCCTTTCTGTTGTTTGTACTTGGCTGGTTCGTCACCGATCCGCTGGCGGTGTCGCCAAGGGATGCTGTTCTGCTCGTGACCTTCGGCGCATCCTTCGCGCTGTCGTCGATCCTGTGGACCGAGGGCGCCCGACTGCTGCCGGCGGCCGAATCTGGGCTGCTCGGCTCGGCCGAGGTGCCGTTCGCGATCCTGTTTGCCTTTCTGTTTCTGGGGGAGATCGCGCCAACGGCCAGCATGATAGGCGGCGC
Protein-coding regions in this window:
- a CDS encoding DMT family transporter, which codes for MTDVTATTDTVAERTLGIILVSCSAAVFALTGVLTKSIHADPLTIICWRGFVGSILISLYVLWRRHRSGGRESLRLGWRGWLLAVEGALASIAFISAFKFTYVANVAVIYATAPFVTALLAWVLTREPFRLQTMVAAAVSLCGVAIMVWSGFGTGHLFGDGLALLMTIGSGLYMIMVRAFRDTPVVWAGAVSAFLLFVLGWFVTDPLAVSPRDAVLLVTFGASFALSSILWTEGARLLPAAESGLLGSAEVPFAILFAFLFLGEIAPTASMIGGAIVLCAVFAHAGRDWLVARSQQAASNIS
- a CDS encoding DMT family transporter; amino-acid sequence: MADIAILETRERVFAGILLTGAAYLLFSTQDASIKLLVTGMTVWQIMFFRSITILGACAAIGGRQLFADAARSPIVRPMLVRSAFTLAAWLCYYNAARSLQLAELTTVYYAAPIIVTVLSVFLLGEKVPMLRWLAVLIGFVGVFVACDPTHLGLSLPVLLVLAAALLWAIAIVLLRRTALAERSMIQLLLNNFYFLVFSAVPALLWWHTPDLTQLLLLASVGALGGLAQYLLFEGMKRTPASILAPLEYSSLLWAFALGFAIWGDVPRREVFLGATLIVAAGLLIVGGEHFRKRL